A genomic stretch from Halichoerus grypus chromosome 7, mHalGry1.hap1.1, whole genome shotgun sequence includes:
- the PPP2R2D gene encoding serine/threonine-protein phosphatase 2A 55 kDa regulatory subunit B delta isoform isoform X3 — MNSLPPQSENKSRPHSRGEYNVYSTFQSHEPEFDYLKSLEIEEKINKIRWLPQQNAAHFLLSTNDKTIKLWKISERDKRAEGYNLKDEDGRLRDPFRITALRVPILKPMDLMVEASPRRIFANAHTYHINSISVNSDHETYLSADDLRINLWHLEITDRSFNIVDIKPVNMEELTEVITAAEFHPHQCNVFVYSSSKGTVRLCDMRSSALCDRHSKFFEEPEDPSSRSFFSEIISSISDVQFSHSGRYMMTRDYLSVKVWDLNMESRPVETHQVHEYLRSKLCSLYENDCIFDKFECCWSGSDSAIMTGSYNNFFRMFDRNTRRDVTLEASRENSKPRASLKPRKVCTGGKRKKDEISVDSLDFNKKILHTAWHPAENIIAVAATNNLYLFQDKVN; from the exons ATGAATTCTCTCCCTCCTCAGTCAGAG AACAAAAGTCGCCCTCACTCTAGGGGAGAATACAATGTTTACAGTACCTTTCAAAGTCATGAACCAGAGTTTGACTATTTGAAAAGTCTAGAAAttgaggaaaaaattaataaaattaggtGGTTACCACAACAGAATGCTGCTCATTTTCTACTCTCTACAAATg ataaaactattaaattatggaaaataagcgAACGGGACAAAAGAGCAGAAGGTTATAACTTGAAAGATGAAGATGGACGGCTTCGAGACCCATTTCGAATTACAGCACTGCGG gTTCCAATATTGAAGCCCATGGATCTTATGGTAGAAGCAAGTCCACGACGAATTTTTGCAAATGCTCACACATATCATATAAATTCCATTTCAGTAAATAGTGATCATGAAACATATCTTTCTGCAGATGACCTGAGAATTAATCTATGGCATTTAGAAATCACAGATAGAAGTTTTA ACATCGTGGACATCAAGCCCGTGAACATGGAGGAGCTGACGGAGGTGATCACCGCGGCCGAGTTCCACCCGCACCAGTGCAACGTGTTTGTGTACAGCAGCAGCAAAGGGACCGTCCGGCTGTGTGACATGCGCTCTTCAGCCCTGTGTGACAGACACTCCAAGT tttttgaagaACCTGAAGATCCCAGCAGTAGGTCCTTCTTCTCAGAAATAATCTCCTCCATCTCCGACGTACAATTCAGTCACAGTGGTCGGTACATGATGACCCGAGACTACCTGTCGGTGAAGGTGTGGGACCTCAACATGGAGAGCCGGCCCGTGGAGACCCACCAG GTCCACGAGTACCTGCGAAGCAAGCTTTGTTCTCTGTATGAAAACGACTGCATCTTCGACAAGTTCGAGTGCTGCTGGAGCGGTTCGGACAG TGCGATCATGACGGGGTCCTACAACAACTTCTTCAGGATGTTTGATCGGAATACACGGAGGGACGTCACGCTGGAAGCTTCCCGGGAGAACAGCAAGCCTCGAGCCAGCTTAAAGCCTCGGAAGGTGTGTACAGGCGGTAAGAGAAAGAAGGACGAGATTAGTGTGGACAGTCTGGACTTCAATAAGAAGATCCTGCACACGGCCTGGCACCCGGCGGAGAACATTATCGCCGTGGCCGCCACCAACAACCTGTACCTCTTCCAGGACAAGGTCAACTAA
- the PPP2R2D gene encoding serine/threonine-protein phosphatase 2A 55 kDa regulatory subunit B delta isoform isoform X4: MDLMVEASPRRIFANAHTYHINSISVNSDHETYLSADDLRINLWHLEITDRSFNIVDIKPVNMEELTEVITAAEFHPHQCNVFVYSSSKGTVRLCDMRSSALCDRHSKFFEEPEDPSSRSFFSEIISSISDVQFSHSGRYMMTRDYLSVKVWDLNMESRPVETHQVHEYLRSKLCSLYENDCIFDKFECCWSGSDSAIMTGSYNNFFRMFDRNTRRDVTLEASRENSKPRASLKPRKVCTGGKRKKDEISVDSLDFNKKILHTAWHPAENIIAVAATNNLYLFQDKVN, translated from the exons ATGGATCTTATGGTAGAAGCAAGTCCACGACGAATTTTTGCAAATGCTCACACATATCATATAAATTCCATTTCAGTAAATAGTGATCATGAAACATATCTTTCTGCAGATGACCTGAGAATTAATCTATGGCATTTAGAAATCACAGATAGAAGTTTTA ACATCGTGGACATCAAGCCCGTGAACATGGAGGAGCTGACGGAGGTGATCACCGCGGCCGAGTTCCACCCGCACCAGTGCAACGTGTTTGTGTACAGCAGCAGCAAAGGGACCGTCCGGCTGTGTGACATGCGCTCTTCAGCCCTGTGTGACAGACACTCCAAGT tttttgaagaACCTGAAGATCCCAGCAGTAGGTCCTTCTTCTCAGAAATAATCTCCTCCATCTCCGACGTACAATTCAGTCACAGTGGTCGGTACATGATGACCCGAGACTACCTGTCGGTGAAGGTGTGGGACCTCAACATGGAGAGCCGGCCCGTGGAGACCCACCAG GTCCACGAGTACCTGCGAAGCAAGCTTTGTTCTCTGTATGAAAACGACTGCATCTTCGACAAGTTCGAGTGCTGCTGGAGCGGTTCGGACAG TGCGATCATGACGGGGTCCTACAACAACTTCTTCAGGATGTTTGATCGGAATACACGGAGGGACGTCACGCTGGAAGCTTCCCGGGAGAACAGCAAGCCTCGAGCCAGCTTAAAGCCTCGGAAGGTGTGTACAGGCGGTAAGAGAAAGAAGGACGAGATTAGTGTGGACAGTCTGGACTTCAATAAGAAGATCCTGCACACGGCCTGGCACCCGGCGGAGAACATTATCGCCGTGGCCGCCACCAACAACCTGTACCTCTTCCAGGACAAGGTCAACTAA
- the PPP2R2D gene encoding serine/threonine-protein phosphatase 2A 55 kDa regulatory subunit B delta isoform isoform X2 yields the protein MNLLSCPWKEELPSADIISTVEFNYSGDLLATGDKGGRVVIFQREQENKSRPHSRGEYNVYSTFQSHEPEFDYLKSLEIEEKINKIRWLPQQNAAHFLLSTNDKTIKLWKISERDKRAEGYNLKDEDGRLRDPFRITALRVPILKPMDLMVEASPRRIFANAHTYHINSISVNSDHETYLSADDLRINLWHLEITDRSFNIVDIKPVNMEELTEVITAAEFHPHQCNVFVYSSSKGTVRLCDMRSSALCDRHSKFFEEPEDPSSRSFFSEIISSISDVQFSHSGRYMMTRDYLSVKVWDLNMESRPVETHQVHEYLRSKLCSLYENDCIFDKFECCWSGSDSAIMTGSYNNFFRMFDRNTRRDVTLEASRENSKPRASLKPRKVCTGGKRKKDEISVDSLDFNKKILHTAWHPAENIIAVAATNNLYLFQDKVN from the exons CTGACATCATCTCAACTGTTGAATTTAATTACTCTGGAGATCTTCTTGCAACGGGAGACAAGGGCGGCAGAGTTGTTATTTTTCAGCGGGAACAAGAG AACAAAAGTCGCCCTCACTCTAGGGGAGAATACAATGTTTACAGTACCTTTCAAAGTCATGAACCAGAGTTTGACTATTTGAAAAGTCTAGAAAttgaggaaaaaattaataaaattaggtGGTTACCACAACAGAATGCTGCTCATTTTCTACTCTCTACAAATg ataaaactattaaattatggaaaataagcgAACGGGACAAAAGAGCAGAAGGTTATAACTTGAAAGATGAAGATGGACGGCTTCGAGACCCATTTCGAATTACAGCACTGCGG gTTCCAATATTGAAGCCCATGGATCTTATGGTAGAAGCAAGTCCACGACGAATTTTTGCAAATGCTCACACATATCATATAAATTCCATTTCAGTAAATAGTGATCATGAAACATATCTTTCTGCAGATGACCTGAGAATTAATCTATGGCATTTAGAAATCACAGATAGAAGTTTTA ACATCGTGGACATCAAGCCCGTGAACATGGAGGAGCTGACGGAGGTGATCACCGCGGCCGAGTTCCACCCGCACCAGTGCAACGTGTTTGTGTACAGCAGCAGCAAAGGGACCGTCCGGCTGTGTGACATGCGCTCTTCAGCCCTGTGTGACAGACACTCCAAGT tttttgaagaACCTGAAGATCCCAGCAGTAGGTCCTTCTTCTCAGAAATAATCTCCTCCATCTCCGACGTACAATTCAGTCACAGTGGTCGGTACATGATGACCCGAGACTACCTGTCGGTGAAGGTGTGGGACCTCAACATGGAGAGCCGGCCCGTGGAGACCCACCAG GTCCACGAGTACCTGCGAAGCAAGCTTTGTTCTCTGTATGAAAACGACTGCATCTTCGACAAGTTCGAGTGCTGCTGGAGCGGTTCGGACAG TGCGATCATGACGGGGTCCTACAACAACTTCTTCAGGATGTTTGATCGGAATACACGGAGGGACGTCACGCTGGAAGCTTCCCGGGAGAACAGCAAGCCTCGAGCCAGCTTAAAGCCTCGGAAGGTGTGTACAGGCGGTAAGAGAAAGAAGGACGAGATTAGTGTGGACAGTCTGGACTTCAATAAGAAGATCCTGCACACGGCCTGGCACCCGGCGGAGAACATTATCGCCGTGGCCGCCACCAACAACCTGTACCTCTTCCAGGACAAGGTCAACTAA
- the PPP2R2D gene encoding serine/threonine-protein phosphatase 2A 55 kDa regulatory subunit B delta isoform isoform X1, whose translation MAGAGGGGCPAGGNDLQWCFSQVKGAVDEDVAEADIISTVEFNYSGDLLATGDKGGRVVIFQREQENKSRPHSRGEYNVYSTFQSHEPEFDYLKSLEIEEKINKIRWLPQQNAAHFLLSTNDKTIKLWKISERDKRAEGYNLKDEDGRLRDPFRITALRVPILKPMDLMVEASPRRIFANAHTYHINSISVNSDHETYLSADDLRINLWHLEITDRSFNIVDIKPVNMEELTEVITAAEFHPHQCNVFVYSSSKGTVRLCDMRSSALCDRHSKFFEEPEDPSSRSFFSEIISSISDVQFSHSGRYMMTRDYLSVKVWDLNMESRPVETHQVHEYLRSKLCSLYENDCIFDKFECCWSGSDSAIMTGSYNNFFRMFDRNTRRDVTLEASRENSKPRASLKPRKVCTGGKRKKDEISVDSLDFNKKILHTAWHPAENIIAVAATNNLYLFQDKVN comes from the exons CTGACATCATCTCAACTGTTGAATTTAATTACTCTGGAGATCTTCTTGCAACGGGAGACAAGGGCGGCAGAGTTGTTATTTTTCAGCGGGAACAAGAG AACAAAAGTCGCCCTCACTCTAGGGGAGAATACAATGTTTACAGTACCTTTCAAAGTCATGAACCAGAGTTTGACTATTTGAAAAGTCTAGAAAttgaggaaaaaattaataaaattaggtGGTTACCACAACAGAATGCTGCTCATTTTCTACTCTCTACAAATg ataaaactattaaattatggaaaataagcgAACGGGACAAAAGAGCAGAAGGTTATAACTTGAAAGATGAAGATGGACGGCTTCGAGACCCATTTCGAATTACAGCACTGCGG gTTCCAATATTGAAGCCCATGGATCTTATGGTAGAAGCAAGTCCACGACGAATTTTTGCAAATGCTCACACATATCATATAAATTCCATTTCAGTAAATAGTGATCATGAAACATATCTTTCTGCAGATGACCTGAGAATTAATCTATGGCATTTAGAAATCACAGATAGAAGTTTTA ACATCGTGGACATCAAGCCCGTGAACATGGAGGAGCTGACGGAGGTGATCACCGCGGCCGAGTTCCACCCGCACCAGTGCAACGTGTTTGTGTACAGCAGCAGCAAAGGGACCGTCCGGCTGTGTGACATGCGCTCTTCAGCCCTGTGTGACAGACACTCCAAGT tttttgaagaACCTGAAGATCCCAGCAGTAGGTCCTTCTTCTCAGAAATAATCTCCTCCATCTCCGACGTACAATTCAGTCACAGTGGTCGGTACATGATGACCCGAGACTACCTGTCGGTGAAGGTGTGGGACCTCAACATGGAGAGCCGGCCCGTGGAGACCCACCAG GTCCACGAGTACCTGCGAAGCAAGCTTTGTTCTCTGTATGAAAACGACTGCATCTTCGACAAGTTCGAGTGCTGCTGGAGCGGTTCGGACAG TGCGATCATGACGGGGTCCTACAACAACTTCTTCAGGATGTTTGATCGGAATACACGGAGGGACGTCACGCTGGAAGCTTCCCGGGAGAACAGCAAGCCTCGAGCCAGCTTAAAGCCTCGGAAGGTGTGTACAGGCGGTAAGAGAAAGAAGGACGAGATTAGTGTGGACAGTCTGGACTTCAATAAGAAGATCCTGCACACGGCCTGGCACCCGGCGGAGAACATTATCGCCGTGGCCGCCACCAACAACCTGTACCTCTTCCAGGACAAGGTCAACTAA